Sequence from the Penicillium oxalicum strain HP7-1 chromosome IV, whole genome shotgun sequence genome:
agaggtcGAAGCAAGAGAGTCGAGTTTTTGAATCAAATCGAGACAGGGAGACAGATTCTCCAGTTAGCTCACTTTATGCATATCGAGGTGCAATGACATTTCAGTAGGTATGGACCACAGTCATGCCTGCATATCAAAGCACTCGATCTTCCATACTTTAAAACCCACTCGAAGAAGGTGCTTTGTAAGTACCTTAGCTGTCTTTCAGTAAATACGCGATTTCGATGAAAGCCTGACAGCTATAAATTTGACAATCATCGATTCATCTATTGCTTAAAAGCCCATCGGGTTGAGAAAATGGCAGTTTCTAGGCGAATTATTCTTTTTGAAAAGGTGATCAAtgaacaaaacaaaaatttCAAAATAAGGGTATAGCAGCTAAGAAGGATCAAGGACAAAGGGTAAGACATGAGTATATGCGTCGGTCGTCACAAGGGAGGTcagacagaaaagaaaaggtgtAATcccagaaagaaagaaagagaaaaaaaaaacaaaagatcTATATGCAAGGCATGCTTCCAACTTTCACCCAAAGTACGATCGTAATCCTTCATAGACGGAAAAGATAAAGGCGGAACTGGGCGCTGATCGCGCACAGGTGATCCCGCACCCGCGGTACAAACCCTTGAGACCTTGTTGTCGCCAGATCGCTCGTCCCACGCTGGCAAAAGTCTGCCGTTCTCCAGAGGCGGCAAGAAGTGAAACGTCCGCAGTTTGCATGCGCGACTTGATGGTGTCCGCCGGATAGAATAAGAAATTGTAGCTGATACCCGCCGAGGCCCCAGCCAACATCTGTTGGTGGACAGGAAGCGACTCGGTGGATTCGGATGATCCAGGCTGAGAGTAACTGCGCAGCAAGGAGGTTGCGGCCTCGTACCCTCCGAACCAGGCGGCGGTGCCACCCGTCTCACGGATCAAGGTCCCCATCTGACCTCGCCAGAACCCTCGAAGGCCTTCTTCCCGAAAGACGCGGACGACCATGCCCAACGGGCCAATGGGCTTGAGTCCTGTGGATTCAACGGGGACCTGAATCTTGCACTTGATCAGCTCGATGGGTGTGAGGGCCAAGGAGGTGACGGATCCCGAAAGAGCGCCGCTGGCAATCAGCGCCATGAAGGGCAGCTTGTCCACTCCCGGAAAGACAGTTGCCCGCAAGGCATCCTGAATCACGCGATAGCTGAAGAACAGGCAACTGGTTTCGACGGCGGCGCCGAACATAGGCGCACTGATGCCCCGATACAAGCCCCGAAGTCCCTCCACCTGGAAGGATTGCCTAAAGCAATCCACCGGGCCGGCATATCGGAGCGGAAGGTGATCCGGTTGGGATTGGAGTCGGACTTTGACCGTATCGAAGGGATACTCGATTAATTTTCCTGCCATTCCGGCAACCTAGAACGATTGGGCGACCGATGATCAGTCTTGCCATCTTCAATGATCCACGAGACGGAATGGTAACGGACACACTTACCGACCCGAACGCAATGTCTTTCATGGCCTCTAAGCCCTGGTTGGGCGGAAGAGAGGGCAGCTCCATCGTGACTGCCTCATCGCAAATTGGGATCGCATGCTCGGCTGCCGCCATCAAGGCTTCACACAATCACTCGGGCGCGTACAGGCGGAGTTATCGCAGGGGCATCGTAtggggaaaggaagagagaaattaaaaggggaagaagtctggaagagaggggaggaggggaggaggggaagagtTTAGAAAGGATTTACGTGAGCGAATTGACTTGGGTCGGTCACAGCGCGCGGAGGTGgttggtggggggggggagggtttgACTCTGTGAGTGACAGAGAAGGCGGTGGGAACGAGTGATTTGCTCCAGCCAAGCCCCTCCTGCACAGTGAGATTATGAGTGAGAATAATCAGCAAATAAATTTAGCAGCGGAATCAGCGCTGTGCGCGGTGACCACTACCAACCATCACACGAGAGTCTAGAACTCGTGGACGACCAAAGTTGGCAAAGGAGACGGAATCAGAGGCAATTGCGTAGGCTGAAGTGGAGTTGACGAGTGATGGAGTCCGCATATGGAGCcggaagaggacgaagagTCGGAGAGTGGCTGCCCAACGGCAACCGGACAACccggaaaatggaaaaacTCGTTAGCGCTGGGCCCGCCAAGAGAAATTATCAATCTGATAATCGCCCGGCGAAATCTTCATCCGTCCGCCGGGCGACGAAGTTTTGCGGTCACACTTCCGACCCCACGACCCTCTAGTCACGGAACCCCCTTTTGTGAGCCCGTCGTGTTGCGATCTATTTCCCCCGGGCGTCCAGAGAATATATTCGAATTTGTTGCTACTCTCGTGCATTATTGCTCTGTAAAATGTCCGCCACTACTGAAACCCCCGCGACCGCTCCGGCGAGCGTTCCAGCCACGGGCATGCGCAAAAATGGTCAGTTTTTGTCgaggacttttttttgacctcCGCTAGTTCTCCACTATACCGGGTCCCCCATTCCTCCAAGTCACAACTCACCCTAATGTTtctgtccctttttttttaggcAAGAACTGGCATGCCACTAAAAAAGCGTTCCGGCCTAGCGCGGGCTTGACATCCTATGCCAAGCGTCAGGAGACTCGCAAGCAACTCGAGGCAAACAAGGAGCGGGAACGtgagatgaaggaggagaaagaagccgagCGCCAGGTATGTCTATTGCGGGACTGATGTTTGATGGTCTTCACATGAATATCATCTGAACATGTCACCATTTTGTCCACCCTTGGTTTCCAACCTGGCGAGACTCTTGTcagccttggcctcggccgtCACCCGGGTTTGAATTTTGAACTTCAAAAAATATACGATCTAATCAGTCGAGCATCGTATAGGCGCATATTCAACGTATCAAGGACAAGCGTGCcgccaaggaagaaaaggctcgCTACGAAAAGATGGCCGAGAAGATGCATGCCAAGCGTGTGGAGCGTCTGAAGCGTCGCGAGAAGCGCAACAAGCTTCTCAGCtcttgaagagagagaccaagagggggggaaaccATAATGAAAGAGGTGGGCTCCATTGCTGGAGTCGAACCTTCCATCACAGATTTGCATGTACATATACCACCCTGCTCGTCGAGTGCAGTTGAGTTACTCTCCGGGCCTTGTGTGGGTTGGACACCGGCGTTCTCTAGGAGTAGTTCCCGGACGGATTCAAAATGCTTTCATGATATACCAGCTGAGACAATTGCATATTTCTTGATCTGCATCACGGATGTGTGCATCGCAGTACTAGTCCTTGAGGTGATAGAAGAGCGAGATTTGCTTCCAGAGCGCAGAATATATGTTTTGACGTTAGTGCCCACGAGGCCTGCTGGAAAAAGAGCCCATGATCTCACTCTGTGACAGCTTCATCGTGAATCTCGTCGTTTTTCAATTCCAATTTCCATCCCACACTCAGACACACGCACACAGAGAGACATTGTTGCCAAGTCGGAAGAGCTCGGACAAAAGAGCCTCGGACGACAAGGTGGCTCGATTTGGTGAGACACGCACGTGAAGATTTCAGATCGCGTGAGACACTTGCATCGATAAAGAAAGGAATCCCGACAGTTGTGACACAGTGCTCAGAGATGTGACTAGAAGCGTAAAAGAGCATGGGAGGACAATCTCATTCTGCAGATATGCAGGGGTAAAGCGTAGCGGACTCGGCGACGATGCAGCTCGACCACTTACCGGCGATCAGCGTGACTTGGCATTTATGCTTAATTCACCAACCCCCCTCCTCGTCAACCGTTCTGCGAACCAGTTCTCGCGACAACCGCCTGATTGCAATATCGTGCTGCGACCATGTCCAT
This genomic interval carries:
- a CDS encoding Amino-acid transporter arg-13, which gives rise to MAAAEHAIPICDEAVTMELPSLPPNQGLEAMKDIAFGSVAGMAGKLIEYPFDTVKVRLQSQPDHLPLRYAGPVDCFRQSFQVEGLRGLYRGISAPMFGAAVETSCLFFSYRVIQDALRATVFPGVDKLPFMALIASGALSGSVTSLALTPIELIKCKIQVPVESTGLKPIGPLGMVVRVFREEGLRGFWRGQMGTLIRETGGTAAWFGGYEAATSLLRSYSQPGSSESTESLPVHQQMLAGASAGISYNFLFYPADTIKSRMQTADVSLLAASGERQTFASVGRAIWRQQGLKGLYRGCGITCARSAPSSAFIFSVYEGLRSYFG
- a CDS encoding rRNA-processing protein cgrA, whose product is MSATTETPATAPASVPATGMRKNGKNWHATKKAFRPSAGLTSYAKRQETRKQLEANKEREREMKEEKEAERQAHIQRIKDKRAAKEEKARYEKMAEKMHAKRVERLKRREKRNKLLSS